From the genome of Nicotiana sylvestris chromosome 2, ASM39365v2, whole genome shotgun sequence, one region includes:
- the LOC104242004 gene encoding L-type lectin-domain containing receptor kinase VII.1 produces MNQHLKTLLLYLLITIFSCIQSVSAIDFVFNGFKPSDISLFGIATIESGILTLTNDSTFSIGRALHPSKIVTKAPNSSQVLPFSASFIFAMAPFKDRLPGHGIVFLFVPQTGIDGTTSSQNLGFLNFTNNGNPDNHVFGVEFDVFKNQEFNDINDNHVGIDVNSLASVFAHEAGYWPDKYNKFSDDGSLNEESFETLKLNNGRNYQVWIDYADFQINVTMAPIGMKRPKQPLLDFPLNLSQVFEEEMYVGFTASTGDLAQGHKILAWSFSNSNFSISDALITQGLPSFELPKDPVHRSKGFIAGMTVSLLFLVVVTDVVSLFLIKRNRRMKREREEMEDWELEYWPHRISYQEIDAATKGFADENVIGIGGNGKVYKGVLAGSSEVAVKRISHESSEGARQFLAEISSLGRLKHRNLVSLRGWCKKDRRSLILVYDYMENGSLDKTLFECDETNMLSFEDRIRILKDVASGVLYLHEGWEAKVLHRDIKASNVLLDKDMNARLGDFGLARMHDHGQVANTTRVVGTVGYLAPEFVKTGRASTQTDVFGYGVLVLEVMCGRRPIEEEGKPPLLDWLWELMRRGELINAFDRRLRTSQDFNEEEALRVLQLGMICASLDPKGRPTMRQVVKFFERNSEADESEAEDMDVYLLETLRSNTMLSNFSLSLSHGSHPTFEEIREGC; encoded by the exons ATGAACCAACACCTAAAAACTCTTCTTCTCTACCTGCTGATAACCATATTTAGCTGTATTCAATCAGTTTCAGCTATTGATTTTGTGTTTAATGGCTTTAAACCATCAGATATATCACTGTTTGGGATTGCTACAATTGAATCTGGAATACTTACTCTTACAAATGACTCAACTTTCTCAATTGGCAGAGCTCTACACCCTTCAAAGATTGTCACAAAAGCACCCAATTCATCCCAAGTTCTTCCCTTTTCAGCATCTTTCATTTTTGCAATGGCTCCTTTTAAGGACAGGCTACCAGGACATGGCATAGTTTTCTTGTTTGTTCCACAAACAGGTATTGATGGTACTACTTCTTCGCAGAATTTAGGTTTTTTGAACTTCACAAATAATGGGAATCCTGATAATCATGTTTTTGGGGTTGAGTTTGATGTTTTCAAGAATCAAGAATTCAATGACATAAATGACAACCATGTTGGAATTGATGTTAATTCTCTTGCATCAGTCTTTGCTCATGAAGCTGGCTATTGGCCTGATAAGTACAACAAGTTTAGTGATGATGGTAGCTTAAATGAAGAGTCTTTCGAGACTTTAAAGTTGAATAATGGAAGAAATTACCAAGTTTGGATTGACTATGCAGATTTTCAGATTAATGTGACTATGGCACCAATTGGTATGAAAAGGCCTAAGCAACCTTTGTTGGATTTTCCCCTCAATCTTTCTCAGGTTTTTGAGGAAGAGATGTATGTGGGGTTCACTGCTTCCACTGGTGATCTTGCTCAAGGTCACAAGATTTTAGCTTGGAGTTTTAGTAACTCGAATTTTTCGATAAGTGATGCTTTGATCACACAGGGGTTGCCTTCATTTGAGCTGCCTAAAGATCCAGTTCATCGATCGAAGGGATTCATTGCAGGTATGACAGTGTCACTCTTGTTTCTTGTTGTGGTCACTGATGTAGTTTCATTGTTTCTGATTAAGAGAAATAGGAGAATGAAAAGGGAAAGAGAGGAAATGGAAGATTGGGAATTGGAATATTGGCCACATAGGATTAGTTATCAAGAAATTGATGCTGCAACAAAGGGTTTTGCTGATGAAAATGTGATTGGAATTGGAGGTAATGGGAAGGTATATAAAGGGGTTTTGGCTGGGAGTTCAGAGGTTGCAGTAAAGCGCATTTCTCATGAAAGCAGTGAAGGGGCAAGACAATTCTTGGCTGAGATTTCAAGTCTTGGTAGGCTAAAGCACAGAAATTTGGTGTCACTAAGAGGCTGGTGCAAGAAAGACCGACGCAGCTTGATTTTGGTTTATGATTATATGGAAAATGGGAGCTTGGATAAAACGCTGTTTGAATGTGATGAGACAAACATGTTGAGTTTTGAAGATAGAATTAGGATTTTGAAAGATGTGGCATCAGGAGTTCTATACTTGCATGAGGGATGGGAGGCAAAAGTGTTACATAGGGACATTAAGGCTAGCAATGTTTTACTTGACAAGGACATGAATGCAAGACTAGGTGATTTTGGTCTAGCCAGAATGCATGATCATGGTCAAGTGGCTAACACGACTCGAGTTGTTGGCACAGTTGGTTACTTGGCACCAGAGTTTGTCAAGACTGGTCGTGCCTCTACACAAACTGATGTGTTTGGATATGGAGTTTTAGTTTTGGAGGTGATGTGTGGAAGGAGGCCTATAGAGGAGGAAGGCAAGCCCCCTTTATTGGATTGGCTGTGGGAACTAATGAGACGAGGCGAGTTGATTAATGCCTTTGATCGTCGATTAAGGACAAGTCAAGATTTCAATGAAGAGGAAGCATTAAGAGTATTGCAATTAGGCATGATATGCGCGAGCCTAGACCCCAAAGGTAGGCCAACCATGAGACAAGTAGTGAAATTCTTTGAAAGGAACAGTGAGGCTGATGAATCTGAAGCTGAGGATATGGATGTTTACCTTCTGGAGACTTTGAgatctaataccatgttgtccaATTTTTCCTTGAGTTTGAGCCATGGTTCACACCCAACATTTGAAGAAATTAGAGAAG GCTGCTAA